CAATATCATTATCTTTAATTGTTCTGCTATGATATCTTCTATGCTATTTATCTGTTCAGGACTACTGAGAGCTGTCAAATTACTGGCCATTTTGGTTAGATAAATATTGGACAGACAAAAGCCCACCACAAATAGTAAGAGAAATAAATAACGCAAACGTATATAGGGTAGAGTATATAGTTTTACTGGAGCTATTTGTAAAAGAGAGCAAATAGTTTGCAGAAATGAAAGAGACAAATCACGCTCCCATTTGGGAGAGCACAACCAAATGCCCAGTGTAATATAAACAACAGCAAAGCTAAAGAGAAACCAACAGTTCTGTTGAAAACTCTTTTGTAAAAACATATACTCTGGAGAACTATTACGATACGGAACCATGAGACACCAATCATTAATACCTATGGGGTAACTAGTGCCCACCGAGGCATTTACCATGTGAGTATAAGAGTGTACACTTATCTCTAACTGTTTAGTTTCCACCATTTCTATAAACTCCAATAGATTAAAAGGTTCAAATTCACGCTCTAGTATTATAGTGTCATTATAGCTGCCATTGATATGATTGATAAATGCTCCAAACAATTTACCCGATGTACCCGATAAACGGCTGACTCGTCCTTTATTGGGAAAACGTCTCAGACCAAATATTCTGGGTAAATCAAAACGTATAGGTGATACAATTTCCATGCCTTTTAAGTTCAGCTTGTCATTAGGGAAAAAATCTTTGATTCTCCAATTATTAGTTCTATTCATTACTCTGCCTTTAGGATAGGGCTCATAAAGGTATATACTATTTTGTGTCGTCATTAACATGGTGTTTAGGAATTGCTTTTGCCACGCCCATTCATACAACAACTGTATGTTTTCATATAATAAAGCTTGATGAGCCAAAGGAAACATTAGAAACATGGTTCTAAAATAACGTACACTTTTTAAACTTAAAGCGGCCAACTCCATAATCGTATCATTCCAGGCTGTTGTCATTATGATACACAACGAGGGGGTGCTTAATAAACCCACCATAGATTGGGAATTATCCACCATTATCATAATCGGTACGGTGGGCATGTGAAGCCAAAAATCTTCAAAGAACACAGCCGCCACATTTGTCTCGCGATACAAAAAAGGtgatacataaaatataaaatttctaaaatccaACTCCTTATGTAATTCCTTAACAATATCTATGACTAAAGTTCCATTAACCATTTGTGGCTCGAGTTGTTTAACATtcgcagcagcagcagcaactgtTGAGgccaaaattaaatataaaattgtactaTTTAAGACCATTTCAATGGAATGTTGTTGGCTAAAAATTAGATTGGAAACTAATTCAAGAAAAGTGACATTATTCTGTGAAAGCATTTGCAAAAATCACCATTAAGTGTGTTTATGCGAATTAAACGCAACCCCCTCCCCcatttgtttatgaaaatttttaattatatggctttaaaagtgttatttatggcatagagcaaaaagaaaataattgtgcACTATGGTctgtgatattaaaaaaaaattataagaatagTAGGAAATCTATACTAATTGCtattatttagtctatagtctagtctatagtctagtctatagtctagtctatagtctagtctatagtctagtc
The window above is part of the Lucilia cuprina isolate Lc7/37 chromosome 6, ASM2204524v1, whole genome shotgun sequence genome. Proteins encoded here:
- the LOC124421045 gene encoding uncharacterized protein LOC124421045; this encodes MVLNSTILYLILASTVAAAAANVKQLEPQMVNGTLVIDIVKELHKELDFRNFIFYVSPFLYRETNVAAVFFEDFWLHMPTVPIMIMVDNSQSMVGLLSTPSLCIIMTTAWNDTIMELAALSLKSVRYFRTMFLMFPLAHQALLYENIQLLYEWAWQKQFLNTMLMTTQNSIYLYEPYPKGRVMNRTNNWRIKDFFPNDKLNLKGMEIVSPIRFDLPRIFGLRRFPNKGRVSRLSGTSGKLFGAFINHINGSYNDTIILEREFEPFNLLEFIEMVETKQLEISVHSYTHMVNASVGTSYPIGINDWCLMVPYRNSSPEYMFLQKSFQQNCWFLFSFAVVYITLGIWLCSPKWERDLSLSFLQTICSLLQIAPVKLYTLPYIRLRYLFLLLFVVGFCLSNIYLTKMASNLTALSSPEQINSIEDIIAEQLKIMILDLEYSSLLNLNNNSEFLKLVLAVSKTQMDLHRDRFNTTYGYSISTDRWNFLNKQQCFLKKPIFRLTSICSGPFYHVFPLQKDSHLLQPLKDFILAVSQSGYTFFWDDEAFDDALFLGYVKMFKIFFARVNAQITVTPINSFLTDF